A window from Deltaproteobacteria bacterium encodes these proteins:
- a CDS encoding tripartite tricarboxylate transporter permease, protein MAFENLLVPTRLGYLFIGVFMGLALGAIPGLGGLVGLAILLPFTFDMDSFEAFAIMIGLISVTSTSDTIPSVLFGVPGTSASQATILDGHPMAKKGEAGRAFGAAYMASLIGGVFGSLVLALSIPVLRPIVLAFGSPEFFMLGFLGISMVAVLSGNAPVKGLIAGALGLCVGMVGMDPQTGVLRWVFGQLYLWDGVPLVPVALGIFAIPEIVDLTIRGTRIADVPKERLVGVLSGIRDTFRNWFLVLRCGVVGVFVGAIPGLGASVVDWFAYGHAIQTEKGANETFGTGDVRGVLAPEAANNAKEGGALIPTIAFGVPGSASMALLLGAMTIQGLTPGSAMLTKDLAVTYTMIWSLAVANIFGTILCMLLTNTLAKIAMVRINLLTPLVVVIVFLASFQATRHYGDLWSLLFFSLLGWLMKRFGWPRPPLILGLVLSGIIENYLFISVSRYGAAWMTRPIVMIVAVLIAISLYYGVRNARKQRELQQKRDAQVDHEKSGDTDEA, encoded by the coding sequence GTGGCATTTGAGAACCTCCTGGTTCCGACCCGGCTGGGGTATCTGTTCATCGGGGTGTTCATGGGCCTCGCCTTGGGCGCCATTCCTGGCCTCGGTGGCCTTGTGGGCCTTGCCATCCTCCTGCCCTTCACGTTCGACATGGACTCCTTCGAGGCGTTCGCCATCATGATCGGCCTGATCTCGGTGACGAGCACTTCGGACACCATCCCCTCGGTTCTCTTCGGCGTTCCCGGCACCTCGGCGTCCCAGGCCACCATCCTCGACGGCCATCCCATGGCCAAGAAGGGTGAAGCCGGGCGCGCCTTCGGCGCCGCTTACATGGCGTCGCTGATCGGTGGCGTGTTCGGCTCGCTGGTGCTGGCGCTGTCGATCCCGGTGCTGCGCCCCATCGTGCTCGCGTTCGGCTCGCCCGAGTTCTTCATGCTGGGTTTCCTGGGCATCTCCATGGTGGCGGTGCTGAGCGGCAACGCGCCCGTGAAGGGGCTCATCGCCGGCGCCCTGGGCCTGTGCGTCGGCATGGTGGGGATGGACCCGCAGACCGGCGTGCTCCGTTGGGTCTTCGGGCAGCTCTATCTCTGGGACGGCGTGCCGCTGGTGCCGGTGGCCCTGGGCATCTTCGCCATCCCCGAGATCGTCGATCTGACCATACGGGGGACACGCATCGCCGACGTGCCCAAGGAGCGGCTCGTGGGGGTGCTCTCGGGAATCCGCGACACCTTCCGCAACTGGTTCCTGGTGCTGCGCTGCGGCGTGGTGGGGGTGTTCGTCGGCGCCATTCCGGGACTGGGTGCGTCGGTGGTGGACTGGTTCGCCTACGGCCACGCCATCCAGACGGAGAAGGGTGCCAACGAGACCTTCGGCACCGGTGACGTGCGCGGCGTGCTGGCGCCGGAGGCCGCCAACAACGCCAAGGAGGGCGGGGCGCTGATCCCCACCATCGCCTTCGGCGTGCCCGGCAGCGCGTCCATGGCGCTGTTGCTCGGGGCCATGACCATCCAGGGACTGACCCCCGGCTCCGCCATGCTCACCAAGGACCTGGCGGTCACCTACACGATGATCTGGAGCCTCGCTGTCGCCAACATCTTCGGCACGATCCTGTGCATGCTGTTGACCAACACCCTGGCGAAGATCGCCATGGTGCGGATCAACCTGTTGACGCCGCTAGTGGTGGTGATCGTCTTCCTGGCGTCGTTCCAGGCCACCCGGCACTACGGCGATCTGTGGTCGCTCCTGTTCTTCTCGCTGCTGGGCTGGCTCATGAAGCGGTTCGGCTGGCCGCGGCCGCCGCTGATCCTCGGGCTTGTCCTGAGCGGCATCATCGAGAACTACCTCTTCATCTCCGTCAGCCGTTACGGCGCGGCGTGGATGACGCGCCCCATCGTGATGATCGTGGCGGTGCTCATCGCCATCAGCCTGTATTACGGCGTGCGCAACGCGCGCAAGCAACGCGAGTTGCAGCAGAAGCGCGACGCGCAGGTGGATCACGAGAAGAGCGGGGATACCGATGAAGCTTAA
- the leuC gene encoding 3-isopropylmalate dehydratase large subunit, translating into MSDRTLYDKVWDSHAVTTLPTGQTQLFIGLHLVHEVTTPQAFDMLRERGLPIAYPERTFSTVDHVVPTDMRVRPFLDEQAEAMTAALERNVREFGIEFYGLDSDRQGIVHVIGPQLGLTQPGMTLACGDSHTSTHGAFGTLAFGIGTSQVRDVLATQTLAMDRLQVRRINVNGKLPLGVHAKDVILTIIRQLGVGGGKGYAYEYGGDVLDRMNMDERMTVCNMSIEGGALVGYVNPDQTTYDYVLGRPFAPKGESFDRAVAYWRSMASDPDASYDDVVDIDGSAIEPTVTWGINPGQALGVLENLPRPEELTDPKSVEKAYTHMGWEPGAPILGTPIDVAFIGSCTNSRLSDLIAAARVAEGRRVADGVKALVVPGSADVKKQAEAAGLDRVFTEAGFQWREAGCSMCLAMNPDKLSGREVCASSSNRNFIGRQGSPGGRTLLMSPAMVAAAALNGKVVDVRQYN; encoded by the coding sequence ATGTCCGATCGTACACTCTATGACAAGGTCTGGGACTCCCACGCGGTGACCACGCTGCCCACCGGGCAGACCCAGCTCTTCATCGGCCTGCACCTGGTCCACGAGGTGACCACGCCGCAGGCTTTCGACATGTTGAGGGAGCGCGGCCTTCCCATCGCCTATCCCGAGCGCACCTTCTCCACGGTCGATCACGTGGTCCCGACGGACATGCGTGTCCGGCCCTTTCTCGACGAACAGGCCGAGGCGATGACCGCCGCGCTGGAAAGGAACGTCCGGGAATTCGGCATCGAATTCTACGGCCTCGACAGCGACCGGCAGGGCATCGTCCACGTCATCGGCCCGCAGTTGGGCCTCACCCAGCCGGGGATGACGCTGGCGTGCGGCGACAGCCACACGAGCACCCACGGGGCGTTCGGCACCCTGGCCTTCGGCATCGGCACCAGCCAGGTGCGCGACGTGCTCGCCACGCAGACCCTGGCCATGGACCGTCTCCAGGTGCGGCGCATCAACGTCAACGGCAAGCTCCCCCTGGGAGTGCATGCCAAGGACGTCATCCTCACCATCATCCGGCAGCTCGGCGTCGGCGGCGGCAAGGGCTACGCGTACGAGTACGGCGGCGACGTGCTCGACCGGATGAACATGGACGAGCGCATGACCGTGTGCAACATGAGCATCGAGGGCGGCGCGCTCGTGGGTTACGTCAATCCCGATCAGACCACGTACGATTACGTCCTGGGCCGGCCGTTCGCCCCCAAGGGCGAGTCCTTCGACCGCGCGGTGGCCTATTGGCGCTCCATGGCGTCGGACCCGGACGCGAGCTACGACGATGTCGTGGACATCGACGGCTCGGCCATCGAGCCCACGGTCACCTGGGGCATCAATCCCGGTCAGGCGTTGGGCGTGCTGGAGAACCTGCCGCGCCCCGAGGAGTTGACCGACCCCAAGAGCGTGGAGAAGGCCTACACGCACATGGGTTGGGAGCCGGGCGCGCCGATACTCGGCACTCCCATCGACGTGGCGTTCATCGGTTCGTGCACCAATTCGCGGCTCTCGGACCTGATCGCCGCGGCGCGGGTCGCCGAGGGGCGGAGGGTGGCCGACGGGGTCAAGGCCCTGGTGGTGCCGGGCTCCGCCGACGTCAAGAAGCAGGCCGAGGCCGCGGGCCTCGACCGGGTCTTCACCGAAGCGGGGTTTCAGTGGCGCGAGGCCGGCTGTTCCATGTGCCTGGCCATGAACCCGGACAAGCTCAGCGGCCGGGAGGTGTGCGCCTCTTCGTCCAACCGCAACTTCATCGGGCGCCAGGGGAGCCCGGGAGGGCGCACCCTGCTGATGAGCCCCGCCATGGTGGCCGCCGCCGCCTTGAACGGCAAGGTCGTGGACGTGCGCCAGTACAACTGA
- a CDS encoding LLM class flavin-dependent oxidoreductase, with translation MGNIGMCFVNAAPQIDAGFVTAMARKCDEGGLHSFWTIDRIAYDNLEALTVLAAAAGATERVRLGTSVLLSALRHPALLAKTVATLDFLSNGRVTLGIGFGSRENDFTSVEVPWEHRGSRAEESLKLMKRLWTEEEVEHHGRFFDLHSTRFGPDTVQSPHPPVWMGGGAEPVLKRVGRYADGYICGSNAVHNFDAVWEKISGHARAAGRNPDDIEKAGLTFIAIDDDKSKAVEACENYLIRYYGKVRMDVEKYMLVGSADACADGINRIFAGGLQTLIIGLAISDLRQLDTFVEKVMPQVES, from the coding sequence ATGGGAAACATCGGCATGTGCTTCGTCAACGCGGCGCCGCAGATCGACGCCGGCTTCGTCACCGCCATGGCGCGGAAGTGCGACGAGGGCGGCCTGCATTCGTTCTGGACCATCGATCGCATCGCCTACGACAACCTGGAAGCCCTGACCGTGCTCGCGGCCGCGGCCGGCGCCACGGAGCGCGTCCGGCTGGGCACCTCGGTGCTGTTGTCGGCGCTGCGCCACCCCGCGCTCCTGGCCAAGACCGTGGCCACCCTCGACTTCCTGTCCAACGGCCGCGTGACCCTGGGAATCGGCTTCGGCAGCCGCGAGAACGACTTCACCTCGGTGGAGGTGCCGTGGGAGCACCGCGGCAGCCGGGCGGAAGAATCCCTCAAGCTCATGAAGCGCCTGTGGACCGAGGAGGAAGTGGAGCATCACGGCCGCTTCTTCGACCTCCACAGCACGCGCTTCGGCCCCGACACCGTGCAGTCGCCGCACCCCCCCGTGTGGATGGGCGGCGGCGCCGAGCCGGTCCTGAAGCGCGTGGGCCGGTACGCCGACGGCTACATCTGCGGCAGCAACGCCGTGCACAACTTCGACGCGGTGTGGGAGAAGATCAGCGGCCACGCCCGCGCCGCCGGGCGCAACCCCGACGACATCGAGAAGGCCGGCCTCACCTTCATCGCCATCGACGACGACAAGAGCAAGGCTGTGGAGGCGTGCGAGAACTACCTCATCCGCTACTATGGCAAGGTGCGCATGGACGTGGAGAAGTACATGCTCGTGGGCAGCGCCGACGCCTGCGCCGACGGCATCAACCGCATCTTCGCCGGCGGCCTGCAGACCCTGATCATCGGCCTCGCCATCTCCGACCTGCGTCAACTGGACACGTTCGTGGAGAAGGTGATGCCGCAGGTGGAGAGCTAG
- the leuD gene encoding 3-isopropylmalate dehydratase small subunit, with protein sequence MNEIKQVGGRAVVVRGPDIDTDRIVPARYLKEITFNRMGEYPFFDERYDADGNTVDHPFNEERFQGAEVLVVNRNFGCGSSREHAPQALYRWGIRVVIGESFGPIFAGSSVLLGMPTVMASPEDVGKLMALVESDPTAELTVDLEARKVRLPDGSDIDLDISEGHRNALTTGTWDSTALLLDNMDEVAKTSDKLPYTSDFEGPAPL encoded by the coding sequence ATGAACGAGATCAAGCAGGTAGGCGGCAGGGCCGTGGTGGTGCGGGGCCCGGACATCGACACCGACCGCATCGTCCCGGCCCGCTACCTCAAGGAAATCACTTTCAACCGGATGGGCGAGTACCCGTTCTTCGATGAGCGCTACGACGCCGACGGCAACACCGTCGACCACCCGTTCAACGAGGAACGCTTCCAGGGCGCCGAGGTGCTGGTGGTGAACCGCAACTTCGGCTGCGGGTCGTCGCGCGAGCACGCGCCCCAGGCGCTGTACCGGTGGGGCATCCGCGTCGTCATCGGCGAGTCCTTCGGCCCCATCTTCGCCGGCAGCAGCGTGCTGCTGGGCATGCCCACGGTGATGGCGTCGCCCGAGGACGTCGGCAAGCTCATGGCGCTGGTGGAGAGCGACCCCACGGCGGAGCTCACGGTGGACCTGGAAGCCCGCAAGGTGCGGTTGCCCGACGGCAGCGACATCGACCTCGACATCAGCGAAGGCCACCGCAACGCCCTCACCACGGGGACATGGGACTCCACCGCGCTGCTGCTCGACAACATGGACGAGGTCGCGAAAACCTCCGACAAGCTGCCCTACACCAGCGACTTCGAGGGGCCGGCGCCACTTTAG
- a CDS encoding tripartite tricarboxylate transporter TctB family protein yields MKLKANPGALFTVLVLLLMVGLVMTAKQWQFQARLFPWSIGIPTMLLCFLQLGMDIFRNRDGDEDLAGVMDLPVDRSVPVAVVIQRAVNIFSWIFGLYACIWIIGFILSVPLFLLLYLRIQANESWKVAIAYMVVMMVFMVGVFEMVLHIPWPPGLIDGPQAFILGLVEHYLSSLIPI; encoded by the coding sequence ATGAAGCTTAAGGCCAACCCGGGCGCGCTGTTCACCGTCTTGGTCCTCCTCCTGATGGTGGGTCTGGTGATGACCGCCAAGCAGTGGCAGTTCCAGGCGCGGCTGTTCCCCTGGAGCATCGGCATCCCCACCATGCTGCTGTGTTTCCTGCAACTGGGCATGGACATCTTCCGCAACAGGGACGGGGACGAGGACCTGGCCGGGGTGATGGACCTGCCGGTGGACCGCAGCGTGCCGGTGGCCGTGGTGATCCAGCGCGCGGTCAACATCTTCTCGTGGATCTTCGGCCTCTACGCCTGCATCTGGATCATCGGTTTCATCCTGAGCGTGCCGCTCTTCCTGCTCCTCTACCTGCGCATTCAGGCGAACGAGTCGTGGAAGGTAGCCATCGCTTACATGGTGGTGATGATGGTGTTCATGGTCGGGGTGTTCGAGATGGTGCTGCACATCCCCTGGCCGCCGGGGTTGATCGACGGCCCTCAGGCGTTTATTCTGGGACTGGTCGAGCATTATCTTTCGAGTCTGATCCCCATCTGA